The following proteins are co-located in the Halarcobacter sp. genome:
- the peaA gene encoding quinohemoprotein amine dehydrogenase subunit alpha, which translates to MKTTYLSSMLKFSVGFLISSASLYGTDFNAGKNIIDTKCIACHVGNTDIGLSRISDQRKTPEGWYMTVHRMKNHGLSLSEEEIKSVVKYLSDTQGLNPNESEPYRYILEQTPNYQETHKNSLLTEVCARCHSEARFSVQRRTSSEWSHLVDFHVGQFPTLEFQALSRDRDWFSIAKDEIVPLLSKSFGNDTNFEKIDANYEGTWSLYGHKLGDGDFSATMSAKKVSNDVYKLTLKGNYLDGREFNATGEAVVYSGYEWRAKLDLDGIAFNQVFKMNPKSQELKGSMFETLHSEEYSYIKGVKSSNTKSVVLGVYPKSIKAGESEVITISGNNLDGKVKLSSGLKINKILEKTASKIVLDVTASSKYDSKQVDLSVGSIKLDKELTVYKKIDALKVFPSYAIARVGDGGGVMPKQHAIFEAIGYLVGNDGKLGTNDDISLGKVDAKWSVAPFDKRAKEDQDIKFAGTMDSFSGRFTPSFAGPNPLRRFGTNNAGNLKVIATYKDENETLKADSHLMVTVQKWVNSPIN; encoded by the coding sequence TTGAAAACTACTTATTTAAGTTCAATGTTGAAATTTAGTGTTGGGTTCTTAATATCTTCTGCAAGTCTTTATGGAACAGACTTTAATGCAGGCAAAAATATTATTGACACTAAATGTATAGCATGTCATGTTGGAAATACAGATATCGGATTAAGTCGTATTTCAGATCAGAGAAAAACACCTGAAGGGTGGTATATGACAGTCCATAGAATGAAAAATCATGGACTATCACTTTCTGAAGAAGAGATAAAATCAGTTGTAAAATATTTATCTGATACACAAGGTTTAAATCCTAATGAGAGTGAACCATATAGATATATTTTAGAACAGACACCTAATTATCAGGAAACACATAAAAATTCTCTGTTAACTGAAGTTTGTGCTAGATGTCATAGTGAAGCAAGGTTTAGTGTTCAAAGAAGAACATCTAGTGAATGGAGTCACTTAGTAGATTTTCATGTAGGTCAGTTTCCTACATTAGAGTTTCAAGCTCTGTCTAGAGACAGAGATTGGTTTAGTATTGCAAAAGATGAAATTGTTCCACTCTTAAGTAAAAGCTTTGGAAATGATACAAATTTTGAAAAAATTGATGCAAATTATGAAGGTACATGGAGTTTATACGGTCATAAATTAGGTGACGGAGATTTCAGTGCAACAATGAGTGCTAAAAAAGTTTCAAATGATGTTTATAAACTGACTTTAAAAGGTAATTATTTAGATGGTAGAGAGTTTAATGCTACAGGTGAAGCTGTTGTATATTCAGGTTATGAATGGAGAGCAAAACTTGACTTAGATGGGATTGCTTTTAATCAAGTATTTAAAATGAATCCTAAAAGCCAAGAGTTAAAAGGTAGTATGTTTGAAACTCTGCACTCAGAAGAGTATTCTTATATCAAAGGGGTAAAAAGCAGTAATACCAAAAGTGTAGTTTTAGGAGTTTATCCAAAATCAATTAAAGCAGGTGAGAGTGAAGTTATTACCATAAGTGGAAATAATCTTGACGGAAAAGTAAAACTCTCTTCAGGGCTTAAAATAAATAAAATTTTGGAAAAAACAGCTTCCAAAATTGTATTAGATGTAACGGCAAGTTCTAAATATGATTCAAAACAAGTTGATTTATCGGTTGGTTCAATTAAATTAGATAAAGAATTAACAGTTTATAAAAAAATTGATGCTTTAAAAGTATTCCCATCTTATGCTATTGCAAGAGTAGGTGACGGTGGCGGAGTTATGCCAAAGCAGCATGCTATTTTTGAAGCAATTGGATATTTAGTAGGAAACGATGGAAAACTAGGAACAAATGATGATATTTCATTAGGAAAAGTCGATGCAAAATGGAGTGTTGCTCCTTTTGATAAAAGAGCTAAAGAGGATCAAGATATTAAATTTGCAGGAACAATGGACTCTTTTAGCGGAAGATTTACTCCCTCTTTTGCAGGACCGAATCCATTAAGAAGATTTGGAACAAATAACGCAGGAAATCTAAAAGTTATAGCAACATATAAAGATGAAAACGAGACTCTAAAAGCAGATTCTCATCTAATGGTAACAGTTCAAAAATGGGTGAACTCTCCAATTAATTAA
- the peaD gene encoding quinohemoprotein amine dehydrogenase subunit beta, with protein MKKIYLITTVLLGLLVSGCSINEPNIADNKVNNKQLKKDRDYIVSISKKNELHIVDGKTEKLYKTCKLKGTFSTAAMVVSPDGTKVYALQDAWQAIYGYDLNSCENFFSAKLSSDGVRAPSIFSLALSNDGKKLYSISNPTKILKDRYQVMDSVFKTFNTNDGLDAEAMDSFKVPRQITIMMTAKDGSVYAAGPNLYKIDPALHKVEIASKLRFWDRPNYSVPDILALWPSGQISNEMLLLYVASKYDDSTQKEDTAKQVWGATRVNLNTGKIEQGDFAPLENLMFTGMTDPNDSNILFGVLTDLTKFDRKNQKVLKRVWLDHTYYQINFSTDGSKIYLGGTYNDIAVYDPKTLKKLNNIQLPKGDVALGTMQVFRVK; from the coding sequence ATGAAAAAAATTTATTTGATAACAACAGTATTGTTAGGATTATTAGTTAGTGGGTGCAGTATAAATGAACCTAATATAGCAGATAATAAGGTTAACAATAAACAATTAAAAAAAGATAGAGATTATATTGTCTCTATAAGTAAAAAGAATGAACTTCATATCGTAGATGGAAAAACTGAAAAATTATATAAAACTTGTAAGTTAAAGGGAACTTTTAGTACTGCTGCTATGGTTGTTTCTCCTGATGGAACAAAAGTTTATGCATTACAAGATGCTTGGCAAGCAATTTATGGTTATGATTTAAATAGTTGTGAAAACTTTTTTAGTGCAAAATTATCTTCTGATGGAGTAAGGGCTCCATCTATTTTTTCTTTAGCATTAAGTAATGATGGTAAAAAGTTATATTCAATTTCAAATCCTACAAAAATATTAAAAGATAGATATCAAGTTATGGATTCAGTCTTTAAAACTTTTAATACAAATGATGGATTAGATGCAGAGGCAATGGATAGTTTTAAAGTTCCAAGACAAATAACAATAATGATGACTGCAAAAGATGGCTCAGTGTATGCGGCAGGTCCAAATCTATATAAAATTGACCCTGCATTACACAAGGTTGAAATAGCTTCAAAATTAAGATTTTGGGATAGACCTAATTATTCTGTACCCGATATCTTAGCTTTATGGCCATCTGGTCAAATATCAAATGAGATGTTATTACTATATGTAGCATCAAAATATGATGATAGTACACAAAAAGAAGATACTGCTAAACAAGTGTGGGGTGCTACAAGAGTTAATTTAAATACAGGAAAAATAGAACAAGGTGATTTTGCACCATTAGAAAATTTAATGTTTACAGGTATGACAGATCCTAATGATTCAAATATTTTATTTGGTGTCTTAACTGATTTAACAAAATTTGATAGAAAAAATCAAAAAGTATTAAAAAGAGTTTGGTTAGATCATACATATTATCAAATAAATTTTTCAACTGACGGTTCCAAAATATATTTAGGCGGTACATATAATGATATTGCTGTATATGATCCAAAAACATTGAAAAAATTAAATAATATTCAACTTCCAAAAGGAGATGTCGCTTTAGGTACAATGCAGGTATTTAGGGTTAAATAA
- the qhpC gene encoding quinohemoprotein amine dehydrogenase subunit gamma, with the protein MGLFKPLNPKADLLNKSIKEGKQKEVVAMQSIVGCSSTFDPGWEVDAFGGVGGLCQPMEADLYGCSEPCWWPTQVPDIISNPEWSAKSPSAGRDWRKLSSVYPLEK; encoded by the coding sequence ATGGGCTTATTTAAACCTTTAAATCCAAAAGCAGATTTATTAAATAAATCTATAAAAGAGGGAAAACAAAAAGAAGTTGTTGCAATGCAGAGCATTGTCGGTTGTTCATCAACCTTTGATCCTGGATGGGAAGTTGATGCCTTTGGCGGGGTTGGAGGTCTATGCCAACCAATGGAAGCTGACCTTTATGGGTGTTCTGAACCATGCTGGTGGCCTACGCAAGTACCTGATATTATAAGTAATCCAGAGTGGAGTGCAAAATCTCCTTCGGCAGGTAGAGACTGGAGAAAATTATCTTCTGTATATCCATTAGAAAAATAA
- a CDS encoding AraC family transcriptional regulator, with amino-acid sequence MYSSKMFLPDLKLKEWIKVYWFLEGNGKGKNHFHKIFIPDGCATIFMVFNGTINFSEGNEYIDSRLNKGIYIVPPICSSYKVAMSDDIKVIDIQLKPSIFFKLFKFPVINFSNKLYTFNDLSLKFDKSILEKLYEKKDNNIKLYNELNNFFIDLFNKKNFYADEIIYNISQLYKVGNLDNFFSEQNLSIRQLERKVKNYTGLTPKNISRIARFYSILEQMKFRQFNIEFSELAFEYNFSDQSHFIREFRHFTNDTPNRFVKGSNNFPQFKGLCNLTKIT; translated from the coding sequence ATGTATTCGTCAAAAATGTTCCTTCCAGATTTAAAATTAAAAGAATGGATAAAAGTATATTGGTTCCTAGAAGGGAATGGGAAAGGAAAGAATCATTTTCATAAAATTTTTATACCTGATGGATGTGCTACCATTTTTATGGTCTTTAATGGAACTATAAATTTTAGTGAAGGTAATGAATATATAGATAGTAGATTAAATAAGGGCATATATATTGTTCCTCCAATTTGTAGCTCATATAAAGTAGCAATGTCTGATGATATAAAAGTCATTGATATACAGTTAAAACCTAGTATTTTTTTTAAGTTATTTAAATTCCCTGTAATTAATTTTTCAAATAAACTATATACGTTCAATGACCTTTCTCTAAAGTTTGATAAATCAATATTGGAAAAGCTTTATGAAAAAAAAGATAATAATATAAAGCTTTATAATGAGTTAAACAATTTTTTTATTGACCTCTTTAATAAAAAAAATTTTTATGCAGATGAGATAATTTATAATATAAGTCAACTTTATAAAGTTGGTAATTTAGATAATTTTTTTTCAGAACAAAATTTATCTATTAGACAATTAGAAAGAAAAGTAAAAAATTATACAGGATTGACCCCAAAAAATATAAGTAGAATAGCTAGATTTTACTCAATTTTAGAGCAAATGAAATTCAGACAGTTTAATATTGAGTTTAGTGAATTGGCTTTTGAATATAATTTTTCAGATCAATCCCATTTTATAAGAGAGTTTAGACACTTTACTAATGATACACCAAATAGATTTGTAAAAGGTTCAAATAATTTCCCACAATTTAAAGGTTTATGTAACCTTACTAAAATAACATGA
- the peaB gene encoding quinohemoprotein amine dehydrogenase maturation protein, with protein MSDNEFKVNNHNYKIIKNEGENLLFHVPSSALYELDKEAQSLLKKVENRNLSKKDFYSEDLQMLEKLNVIGDEEPTEYIEVKNFPATTLILNIASGCNLSCTYCYKADLETLKNSGNMSFDTALQAIKHLYEGAPNQKLYNVTFFGGEPLSNFELIKDVTMYATQFFKQRGANVDFTITTNATLLTKEIISFLKKYQFGITISIDGPKAIHDKTRLTNSGAGSYEMVRKKVELLLSMYKERQIGARVTLTRGITQVDEIWNHLFNELHFSEVGFAPATASDNAVFNLSEKELLEVFKGFKKLGEKYVEAALKGDYNGFSNLHRVIGDIHAGRKKKLPCGAGVGLLSVSYEGKFDLCHRFTGSDFMQFGDVQTGLDKPKLSNFIEKRLNTNDGDCSTCHIRNLCAGGCYHESYIRYNDPTKAVLHYCDIMRDWIDFALLSYSKIRNGNPEFFDKYLKEEKGDTNGLI; from the coding sequence ATGAGTGATAATGAGTTTAAAGTAAATAATCATAACTATAAAATAATAAAAAATGAAGGAGAAAATCTACTTTTTCATGTACCTTCAAGTGCTCTTTATGAGTTAGATAAAGAAGCACAAAGTTTACTAAAAAAAGTTGAAAATAGAAACTTATCTAAAAAAGATTTTTATAGTGAAGACTTGCAAATGCTGGAAAAATTGAATGTTATAGGAGATGAGGAGCCAACAGAGTATATAGAGGTTAAAAATTTTCCTGCAACTACATTGATTTTAAATATAGCATCTGGTTGTAACTTAAGTTGTACATACTGTTATAAAGCAGATTTAGAGACTTTGAAAAACAGTGGTAATATGAGCTTTGATACAGCACTTCAAGCTATAAAACATCTTTATGAAGGAGCACCAAATCAGAAACTTTATAATGTAACTTTTTTTGGAGGTGAGCCTTTAAGTAATTTTGAACTAATAAAAGACGTAACTATGTATGCAACACAATTTTTTAAACAAAGGGGTGCAAATGTGGATTTCACAATTACAACAAATGCAACTCTTTTAACAAAAGAGATAATCTCTTTTTTAAAAAAATATCAGTTTGGAATAACTATTAGTATAGATGGTCCTAAAGCAATACATGATAAGACCAGACTTACAAACAGTGGAGCAGGTAGTTATGAAATGGTTAGAAAAAAAGTAGAATTGCTTTTAAGTATGTACAAAGAGAGACAAATTGGAGCAAGGGTTACTTTAACAAGAGGTATTACTCAAGTTGATGAAATTTGGAATCATCTATTTAATGAATTACATTTTAGTGAAGTAGGCTTCGCACCTGCAACTGCAAGTGATAATGCTGTGTTTAACTTAAGTGAAAAAGAGCTTTTAGAAGTTTTTAAAGGGTTTAAAAAACTTGGTGAGAAATATGTTGAGGCAGCATTAAAAGGTGACTATAACGGTTTTTCAAACCTACATAGAGTAATAGGAGATATTCATGCAGGAAGAAAGAAAAAGCTTCCATGTGGTGCAGGAGTAGGACTTTTATCGGTTAGTTATGAAGGAAAGTTTGATTTATGCCACAGATTTACAGGAAGTGATTTTATGCAGTTTGGAGATGTTCAAACAGGTCTTGATAAACCGAAACTTTCAAACTTTATTGAAAAAAGATTAAATACAAATGACGGAGATTGTTCAACTTGTCATATTAGAAACTTGTGTGCAGGCGGGTGTTACCATGAGAGTTATATAAGATATAACGATCCTACAAAAGCGGTACTTCACTACTGCGATATTATGAGAGACTGGATTGATTTTGCTTTATTATCTTATTCAAAAATAAGAAACGGCAATCCAGAATTTTTTGACAAATATTTAAAAGAAGAAAAAGGAGATACAAATGGGCTTATTTAA
- a CDS encoding helix-hairpin-helix domain-containing protein produces MSANITNLLVQKTSLSKKVIENIIKLLDEGCTIPFIARYRKEFTNSATDEDLRVFEEVYSYSKKLLQRKNEILELLKEKNFLNERVEKSLNEATTLQALEDIYTPFKDKKSSRTSQAIENGLEPLANIIQSMKYDENEVLQKAKNFTNKDVKSIDEAIQGAKDIIAQRYADDFKSKEVLRNLISNWGIIEIKEAKEFKKDGVYTSFVEQNEKIKYIKPHRVLAILRAVNEKELSIKVDIDEKHILENIKKYKIPTWAKSSSTFVFEAYKDGLKRLLLPSLKREAIANLKEKASKEAIELFGKNLKELLLTAPLVNHIILGMDPGYKTGCKLAVIDENGEYLDSSVIYPTKPKEDIKTSSKIVLELIKKHKITSIAIGNGTASRETASFISNLIKENNLTINYAIVSEIGASVYSASKIATQEYPNLDVTIRGAISIASRLRDPMAALVKIDPKSLGIGQYQHDVNQKELSLKLENITVDLVNKVGVDLNSASFKLLSFVSGITETLAKNIVEHRKKLGIFTSKKQLLDVKGVGAKAYEQSVGFLRIKKGDSILDNTAIHPEDYDLVKRLEKTCDIKTVEKQQYQMLANSLNTSLIKIEDIINELQKPGFDIRENFNQVKFASDITKIEDLKEGFTLSGIVRNITDFGAFVDIGLKNDALLHISQISHKRISHPSEVLSINQNLENIKVVSIDLEKQRVGLSLKN; encoded by the coding sequence TTGAGTGCTAATATTACAAATCTATTAGTACAAAAAACATCCCTATCAAAAAAAGTTATTGAAAACATAATCAAACTTCTTGATGAGGGGTGTACTATCCCTTTTATCGCTAGATATAGAAAAGAGTTTACAAATAGTGCAACAGATGAAGATTTAAGAGTTTTTGAAGAGGTTTATTCATACTCAAAAAAACTACTTCAAAGAAAAAATGAGATTTTAGAACTACTAAAAGAGAAAAACTTTTTAAATGAAAGAGTTGAAAAAAGTTTAAATGAAGCTACAACTTTACAAGCCCTAGAAGATATATACACACCTTTTAAAGATAAAAAATCTTCAAGAACTTCACAAGCGATTGAAAATGGATTAGAGCCTTTGGCAAATATTATTCAATCAATGAAATATGATGAAAATGAAGTTTTACAAAAAGCAAAAAACTTTACAAATAAAGATGTTAAATCTATAGATGAAGCTATACAGGGGGCAAAAGATATTATTGCCCAAAGATATGCTGATGATTTCAAATCAAAAGAGGTTTTAAGAAACCTTATTTCCAATTGGGGAATAATAGAGATAAAAGAGGCAAAAGAGTTTAAAAAAGATGGTGTTTATACAAGTTTTGTAGAGCAAAATGAGAAAATAAAATATATAAAACCCCACAGAGTTTTAGCCATATTAAGAGCAGTAAATGAAAAAGAGTTATCAATAAAAGTTGATATCGATGAAAAACATATTTTAGAAAATATAAAAAAATACAAAATCCCAACTTGGGCAAAATCCTCTAGCACTTTTGTTTTTGAAGCCTATAAAGATGGGTTAAAAAGATTACTTCTTCCCAGCTTAAAAAGGGAAGCAATAGCAAACCTAAAAGAGAAAGCCTCAAAAGAAGCCATTGAACTTTTTGGTAAAAACCTAAAAGAGTTACTTTTAACAGCACCACTAGTTAATCACATAATCTTAGGAATGGACCCAGGATATAAAACTGGTTGTAAGCTTGCAGTGATTGACGAAAATGGGGAGTATTTGGATTCAAGTGTTATCTATCCAACAAAACCAAAAGAGGATATAAAAACCTCATCAAAAATAGTTTTGGAGCTTATTAAAAAACACAAGATAACTTCAATAGCAATAGGAAATGGTACAGCTTCTAGGGAAACTGCAAGCTTCATCTCAAATCTTATAAAAGAAAACAACCTTACTATAAACTATGCAATAGTTAGTGAAATAGGAGCAAGTGTATATTCTGCTTCAAAAATAGCAACCCAAGAGTATCCAAATCTTGATGTTACAATTAGAGGTGCTATTTCAATTGCAAGTAGATTAAGAGACCCTATGGCAGCCTTAGTTAAAATAGACCCAAAATCACTTGGAATAGGACAATATCAACACGATGTAAACCAAAAAGAGTTAAGTTTAAAACTTGAAAATATAACAGTAGATTTAGTAAATAAAGTTGGAGTTGATTTAAATTCCGCTTCATTTAAACTTTTATCTTTTGTTTCTGGTATTACGGAAACTTTAGCAAAAAATATTGTTGAACATAGAAAAAAGCTAGGAATATTTACATCTAAAAAACAACTTCTTGATGTGAAAGGTGTTGGAGCAAAAGCGTATGAGCAAAGTGTTGGGTTCCTTAGAATCAAAAAAGGTGATTCTATCTTAGATAACACAGCTATTCACCCTGAAGATTATGATTTAGTAAAAAGATTAGAGAAAACTTGTGATATAAAAACTGTAGAAAAGCAACAATACCAAATGTTAGCAAATAGTTTAAACACTTCACTAATTAAAATAGAAGACATAATAAATGAGCTTCAAAAACCAGGCTTTGATATAAGAGAAAACTTCAATCAAGTAAAATTTGCAAGTGATATAACTAAAATAGAGGATTTAAAAGAAGGCTTTACCCTTTCAGGAATAGTTAGAAATATAACAGATTTTGGAGCCTTTGTAGATATAGGACTTAAAAACGATGCCCTACTTCATATCTCACAAATAAGCCATAAAAGAATCTCTCATCCAAGTGAAGTTTTAAGTATAAATCAAAACCTTGAAAATATAAAAGTTGTTAGTATTGATTTGGAGAAACAAAGGGTAGGATTGAGTTTAAAAAATTAG
- a CDS encoding ABC transporter ATP-binding protein produces the protein MKKNRALDSLKYYLSKEKRAISILLGISMISSGIAVVQPLLMQNFIDNALILKDIDSFYYFVLLIVFVSILGVALSVFLQYNYTKLSIKVLYSLRLDVFEKIFFNNKLFFQKNRVGDLLSRLEGDISELQRFGIDSLFALFSALLGLIGAVVIMLFYDLSLAIFALILFPLEFFLLKPMYSKMHNITKDVRQSSSIMGSFIIESLRYVSFLKKFNAVKDRKNILSSLQKENKNKILLQQKLQIVFTQIPLLISLTARVVLIFLGGLKVINGEITIGQLIAFLSYFSMVLAPVHTVLGILNNIPKLKVSINRLDEILPQNRSLAIIDKLPKSIDIEFKNVNFAYENYYDIFRNLNLKIAFKDKIVLMGSNGIGKTTLIELLLNEHLLKQGEILLNNTNIQEIKNETLQNHIALVEQNPVILSTTLKENLLIANKNANEDELLNVLEKVGLLFWFKSLERGFQTVLSEDGQNLSGGQKQRLAIARVILKKPSIVIMDEPTSSLDKDFIKVMDGLIDENFKESTKIIISHHFCYKNAKYLKIKDKKIVELKDE, from the coding sequence ATGAAAAAAAACAGAGCTTTAGATAGTTTAAAATATTACCTTTCTAAAGAAAAAAGAGCTATTTCTATACTTCTTGGTATCTCTATGATATCAAGCGGTATTGCTGTTGTTCAACCTTTATTAATGCAAAATTTTATTGATAACGCATTGATATTAAAAGATATAGACAGCTTTTATTATTTTGTTCTTCTTATTGTGTTTGTTTCTATTTTAGGAGTAGCTCTTTCTGTTTTTTTACAATATAACTATACAAAACTCTCTATAAAGGTTTTGTATAGTTTAAGACTTGATGTTTTTGAAAAGATATTTTTTAATAATAAACTTTTTTTTCAAAAAAATCGTGTTGGGGATTTGCTTTCAAGACTTGAAGGGGATATTAGTGAACTTCAAAGATTTGGAATTGATTCTTTGTTTGCTCTGTTTTCTGCACTATTAGGATTAATAGGTGCTGTTGTTATTATGCTATTTTATGATTTGTCTTTGGCAATATTTGCTTTGATTTTATTTCCCCTTGAATTTTTTTTATTAAAACCTATGTATTCAAAAATGCATAATATAACAAAAGATGTTAGACAAAGCAGTTCCATAATGGGAAGTTTTATAATAGAGTCTTTAAGATATGTAAGTTTTCTAAAAAAATTCAATGCAGTAAAAGATAGAAAAAATATTTTAAGTTCTCTTCAAAAAGAGAATAAAAATAAAATTCTTCTTCAACAAAAACTTCAAATAGTTTTTACTCAAATACCTCTGCTTATAAGTTTAACTGCAAGAGTTGTTTTGATATTTTTGGGTGGATTAAAAGTTATAAACGGTGAGATAACAATAGGGCAGTTAATAGCTTTTTTAAGTTATTTTTCTATGGTTTTAGCTCCTGTGCATACGGTTTTGGGAATTTTAAATAATATTCCAAAATTAAAAGTTAGTATAAATAGATTAGATGAGATTTTACCTCAAAATAGAAGTTTAGCAATAATTGATAAACTACCAAAAAGTATTGATATAGAGTTTAAAAATGTAAATTTTGCTTATGAAAACTATTACGATATTTTTAGAAATTTAAACCTGAAAATCGCTTTTAAAGATAAAATTGTTTTAATGGGTTCAAACGGTATAGGAAAAACTACATTAATAGAGCTGCTTTTAAATGAACACTTATTAAAGCAAGGTGAAATTTTATTAAATAACACAAATATACAAGAGATAAAAAATGAGACTTTACAAAATCATATTGCTTTAGTAGAGCAAAATCCCGTGATTTTATCAACAACATTAAAAGAGAATCTACTTATAGCCAATAAAAATGCCAATGAAGATGAGCTTTTAAATGTATTGGAAAAAGTAGGGCTTTTATTTTGGTTTAAAAGTTTAGAAAGAGGGTTTCAAACAGTTTTAAGTGAGGATGGGCAAAATCTTTCAGGAGGGCAAAAACAGCGCTTGGCAATTGCAAGAGTTATACTTAAAAAACCTTCAATAGTAATTATGGATGAACCTACATCTTCATTGGATAAGGATTTTATAAAAGTTATGGATGGTTTAATTGATGAAAACTTTAAAGAGTCTACAAAGATTATTATTTCTCACCATTTTTGTTATAAGAATGCAAAGTATCTAAAAATTAAAGATAAAAAAATAGTTGAGTTAAAAGATGAATAA
- a CDS encoding S8 family serine peptidase: protein MNKEVYVAILDSGCSFKTYEKFSLSFDEKQKPVFKEQKNINFLHGDVIANIIKQKGVNIYDIQIFNEKLLTTPLHIYYALKYLLDKKIDVISLSLGFNTNYKEIEEVCNELLKKGVTIVASYPRRSKVHTYPASYEKVIKVTSEGMCKDDKVVSLEASKLFFGANPFSNKKEVAGSSVAVAKFTSEYCAYLQKGFTKEQILKEFEKRRVNEPY from the coding sequence ATGAATAAAGAAGTCTATGTGGCAATCCTTGACAGCGGTTGTAGTTTTAAAACTTATGAAAAGTTCTCTCTTTCCTTTGATGAAAAACAAAAACCTGTTTTTAAAGAGCAAAAAAATATTAATTTTTTGCATGGGGATGTTATTGCAAATATTATAAAACAAAAGGGTGTAAATATCTACGATATACAGATATTTAATGAAAAACTTTTGACAACACCTTTGCATATTTATTATGCTTTAAAATATCTCCTTGATAAAAAAATAGATGTAATAAGTTTAAGTCTGGGATTTAATACAAACTATAAAGAAATAGAAGAAGTTTGTAATGAACTTCTTAAAAAAGGAGTAACAATAGTTGCTTCATATCCTAGACGTTCAAAAGTGCATACATATCCAGCTTCTTATGAGAAAGTTATAAAAGTAACTTCTGAAGGGATGTGTAAAGATGATAAAGTTGTTTCTTTAGAGGCTTCAAAACTCTTTTTTGGAGCCAATCCTTTTTCAAATAAAAAAGAGGTTGCAGGTTCTAGTGTAGCAGTTGCAAAGTTTACAAGTGAGTATTGTGCTTACTTACAAAAAGGATTTACAAAAGAGCAGATTTTAAAAGAGTTTGAAAAAAGGAGAGTAAATGAACCCTACTAA